The nucleotide window AAGACCGACGCGATGATCGTCAGAACGCCGAAATTCTGCGCCGACGCGCCGGGTTCCAACGGTGCCACGGCGAGCAGGGCATGGCCGAGCCTGGCGCCGAGCCCGGTCTCGTTGACGATTGCCACCAGGCCCAGAAGGGCCGCCACGTAGAAGCAGGTCCGCAGGTTCACCGCGCCGAAGGCCTCCGCCGGCAACACGCCGATCCGCGGCAGGAGACAGATCACCGCCGCCGTCAGTCCGACCCAGGCCGGGGCGATATGGTGGAGGCTGTCGGTCACCCAGAAGGCCAGCGTGAGGGCGAGGATGACGGTGAGGCGCCGCTCCTGGGGCGAGAAGGGCGGCATCGACTCGCTCGCATCCGTCGCGGCGGGGCTCATCCGGTCGGGGAACAGCCGCACGATGGCCGCCACCAGGATGATGCCCTTCACGCCGGCGAGCACCGGCGCGTGGAGCAGCAGATAGGGCAGGTAGGCGAGATGCAGACCGTACAAGGTCTCGGCCGTGCCGGCCATGACGAGGTTGGGAACGTTGGCCGGCAAGATGGCGGCCGAGAGGAGCGGCGTCGCCAGCCCCACCGCGAGGACCGCTCCGTGCCGTCCGGGCCGACCCGGCTCGAGGCCGAACGTGTCGCAGAGCGCCAGCACCACCGGGATCAGCAGGGCGATGCGTCCGAGATTCGAGGGCATGACGAAGGCGAGGGCGAAGGCCAGGGTGACGATGGCCGCGATGAAGCCGGTATAGGAGCCCGACAGACGGCCCGCGAGACTGCGCGCGAGCCGGGTGCCGAGGCCGGTCCGCGTGATCGCTAGCCCGACCACCATCCCGCTCAGCACGAGCCAGAAGGCGGATGACGAGAATCCGGAGAAGACCGTTGTTGCCGGCGCGAGCTTGAACAGCATCGCGGCGGCGAAGAACAGCATCGCCGTCACCACCTCGGCCACGATGCCGCTCGCCCACAGACCCATGCAGACGACGAGCAGAAAACCGGTCACGAGGACCGTGGAATCGCCTGCGAGGATGGACGCCGCCTGCATCTGAGGGAAACGCTCCGCTCCGACCGGGCACGAAAGATCGTGCCCGACATCGTGGCGCGGACACTGATCTCGAATTGGAGTGGTTCGCAATTCGGATGTTGCCCACCGATCCTTCGCGAACGGCGAAGGATCGCAGCTATGGAGCGCATCGTGGCCGCTGTTCAGCGCACCCGTTTCTCCTGATCCACGGCGACGCGGATGAGGTCGGCCAGCGTCCGCACGCCGAGCTTCTGGCGCATGGCGGAACAGGTGTTGAGGACGGTGCGGTACTTGATCGAGAGGGTGTCGGCGATGCTCTGATACGAGGTGCCACGGCTGAGGAGCGAGAGGATCTCACGCTCGCGATGGCTCAGATCGGCCAGGGGCGAGCGGCGGGCCCCCGCCTGCAGCACCGCGATCTCGACCGCGAGATCGTGATCGAGATAGCTCCGTCCGGCGCGCACCGCCTCGAAGGCTTTCAGGAATTCGGCGGTTCGCACGTCCTTGAAGACGTAGCCGATGGCGCCGCTCTCCAGGGCGCGCGAGACGATGACCGGGTCGTTGTGCATGCTGAAGGCGAGGATGCGCGTGTCTCTCGCCAGTTTGTGGATCCGCTTGATCAGCGACAGGCCGGACAGCCCCTCCCCCTGCAGGCTCAGATCGGCGACGACCATCTGCGGCCGCAGGCGATGGAAGATCCGGTAGGCCGCCATGATGTCGGTCGCCTCATGGATCGTCTCGACCCCGGCATCCTCCATCAAACGGCGGAAGCCGCGCAGGACCACGGGGTGGTCGTCCACCACGAGGACGGCCGTCATCGCCCGGCCTCGCCGTCGCCTGATGTTCGTGGGGTAAGGGCGGTCACGGCGTCGCTCGTCCTTCGTTCTGGACCGAATAGCGTTCGTTCAGCCGCGAGAGAGCGCTCGTCCGGTCGGCACCCTGCTGTCGCGTGTTGTAATAGTGCTGGCACATCTCGCCGAAGAGCTGCTTGCGGTGGGTCGCTGCTGCGACCTCCTCCAGCCCGTCGAGGAGGTCGGCATAGGGTTCGGGCTTGCCCGCCTCCGCCAGCATCTCTCCGAGCTGGACGGTGCGGTTGGCGATCATGCGCGGATCCTCGATGAAGGATTCCTTGGCGCGGGCGAGGCTGTGGCGGAGGTGCTCGGTCTGCGACCCCACCTCCGGTGCCGGCGTGCCGGTCTCACGGCTCGCGAGCCAGCGGGCCGGCTCCATCGGATCCGTATGCGACAGCCAGGTTGGGACATCCGCATCGGATTTCGTGGCGACCACCGCCTGATCCTCGGTATTCGCCTCTCGTGTGCTGCTCTCCTCACCCCTGTCGCAGGCGGAGAGCGCGAGCGGGAGGCAAAGGAGGGCAGGTGCGAACCGTCTCATCGCGCCGCCTCCGATGCCCGGCCGACGACGAGGCTGCGCGGCCCCTCTGCCACCGGGATTCGGGCGGTCTCCTTCAGCGAATCCAGGTCGATGACCGACACCGAATCCGAGAACCAGTTCGCCACGAAGGCCGACGCGCCATCGACGGCGATGCCCTCCGGGTAGCGCCCCACCGGGATCGTCGCCTTCAGGACGAGGGTCCTGGCGTCGAGCACCGCCACCGTGCCGGCCTGCTGGTTGGTGACGAGAACGAGGCTACCATCCTCGCTCGTCGCGACCCCGTAGGGCATCCCGCCGATCGTCACCGTGGCGGTGACCGAAAGGGTGCCGGTATCGATGACGCTGACGTCGCCGCTGCGCACATTCGCCACGTAGAGCCGATCCTCGCTCGGGCTCAGCCCCAGGGCGAACGGCCCCTCGCCCACCGATACGGTCGCGATGCGCTCCATCCGCGCCGTATCGAGCACGCTGACCTGCCGGCTCTCGCGGTCGGCAACGTAGAGCCGGCCCTTGCGATCGATGACGAGACCGGCCGGGTCTCTGCCCACGGCGCAGATTCCATCGACGGCGCCCGTCAGCGCCGACAATCGCACCACCCTCCCCCCGGCCCAGTCACCGACGAAGAGGCTCGCGCCATCGGCGGAGACGGCGGTGCCGAAGGCCTGTCCCGGAAACGGCAGGCGCCGCAGGACGGTAGTGTTCGGTCCGTCGACCACATCGATCCCCGCATGGTCGGGCTGGGTCAGGTAGAGGCGCCCGTCCGGCCCGGCAGCGACCTGCGCGATCCCCTGCCCGACCGAGACCGAGGCCACGACGCTGTTCGAGCCGGCCTCGATGCGGCTCAGCGCTCCCGCCCCCTGGCTCGCCACATAGACCGGCCCGGCCTCGACCGTAGGGACGGCGAGGCCGAGGGCGAGAGCGGCGAGCAGGATCGAATGCATCGCGCTCATTGCGTCGCCTTGCCCTCCAGGCGTGCCTTCAAGCCCTTCAGGCCGTTGCCGAAATAGAGGTTCATCGCCTCCTTGCCGGCGGCGTCGCTCAGATCTTCCGGCGGCTCGTTGCCGGTATCGCCGCGATAGAAGCGACCGATCCACTCGACCTTCGAGCCGTCGCCCTCCGGCGTCACGGTGAGCGACGCCGAGTAGGACGAGACCGGCAGCGCCTTCAGATCGGCCTCCCCGAGGCGGTAGGAATAGCTGCGCTTGCCCGCATCCCACTCGTCGAGACCCTCATCGAGGGTGCCGCCGTTCTTCAGGGTCACCGTGCGGCGGCCGCCCGAGGCGTTGCCTCCGGTGCCGGTGCTTGTCGCCACATCCGGATGCCATTTCGAGACGCCGGCGAAATCGCCGACCACGGCCCAGACGGCGTCAGGCTTTGCCGCGATGGTGATGGATTGGTCGATCTTCTGCGGGGTCGGGCCGTGAGCGAGGGCCGTGGTCGCGAGAAGGAATGAGGTTGCCAGGGGAGCGAGGAGCGTGGTCGGCAGGGCAAGACGCATCGATCAGACCTTTTTCACCAGGACAGAACGGCCGGCCCCGACGAGCGGGGCGGCGAAGACGACGAGGATCAGAGCGAGGGCGATCCCGCCGAACAGGGGGCGCAGGTCGAGGCTTCCGGGGAGCGGGCGCGGAGTCGCCGCACGGGCGAGGACGTCGCCGAGGCCCGAGGGGCCGTCGAGATGGGCGTAGGTCAGGCCCGTCGCCTGCGCGAGGGTCTTGAGATAGGGCTCGCGAACGGAAGAGAGATGCTCCGTGCCGGAGGCCGCGGCGGCGCCGAAGGGCGCGTTGCGCGGATTGTAGCCTTCGCGGCTCTCGGCATCGGCCGGCGGTGGCCCGAAGCGGTTCTCCTGCTGGACGTCACCCGACCCGTAGAACCCGATCTCGCGGCCGCGATCGTTGTAGCGCGGGATCGGCGACAGGCCGTAGGCGCCGGCCCCGACGATGAGGCCGCGCACGGCGCCGGGCTTGCCGTCGAAGGTCGGACCGCCCGTGCTGGGCAGCGGCGGCGCTTCCTGCCCGTCGGTGACGAAGACGAGGTCGGTGCCGAGTTCCGCGGCCATCTCCACCGACCGGAACAGCCCGGCCGAAATCCGGCTGTCGCCCTCCCAGGCCATGCGCCAGTCGACGGCCTGGATCGCGCCGTCGAGGGGCGCGAAATCGGCGCAGACCTCGATCGGCGCGAACATCAGGAACGGCCGCCGCTCGGTGAAGAGGCCGAGCGCCACCCGCGAGCCGCAGGGCAGCGAGGCGACGAGATCGCGCAGGGCCGCCTTCGCCGTCTCGAGCCGGCTCGCCGGTTTGCCGTCCGGCCCGGCATAGTCGCGCACGTTCATGCTGCCGGTGATGTCGAGAACCGCGAGAACCTCGACGCCGTTGCGGGTCAGCGACAGGGGCCGCGCCACGAAGGTGAGCGCCACGAGACTGAAGGCTCCCGCCAGGAGCTGGAACCGCCGGTCGCGCAGGTTGCGCCGGACGAGGCCGATGGCGCTCATGGCTCCCCCCGTGGCTGGCCGGGGATCTCGGTCCAGATCTTCTTCGGCTCGGCCTTCAGCTCGTCGCCGGTCTTGCGGTCGAATTCCGGAAAGTCGCGCAGCAGGCGCGAGGCGACGTCGAGGTTGAACTTGGCGTCCCATAGGTCCGGCCGGCCCTGAAGGGCGCGGCGGTAATCCTGGCGTGCCAGGGTGATGAGCGGACCGGCGGGGTCGAGGTCGCCGCGTTCGAGATGGCCGAAGGCCTGTCGCAGGCGGGCATTGGCCAATGCGTAGCGGGCGCGTGCCGAGCGGTCGGTCTCGCTCTTCCGGTCGAGAGCCTCGATCAGTGGCTCGATCTCCTCCGCCACACCGCGCCGGGCGAGGTGCTGCACTCGGGCGAGCAGGACGGGAGGTGCCGCAGCGAGGGAGACCGGCACGTCCTTGCCGGAAGCGAGCGCCGCGATGGTGGCGTTGTCGCGCGCCACCCGCCAGGCCGCCGCGCCGAAGCCGAGGGCCACGAGGAGCAGGAGGATCGGCAGGGAGATGAGGAGGTGCGGGCGGGCGCGGCGCAGAGCGCCGCCCAGTCTGGCGCGGACTTTCCCTCTCCCCTCTGCGGGAGAGGGTGCCCCGCGCATGCGGGCCGGGAGAGGGGGCGACCTCTCCGGATAGCGCGCTCCCCTCTCCCGACCCTCGCTGACGCGAGGGCCATCCTCCCCCACAGAGGGGGGAGGGTTGGCGGCGCGAGTCGATGCCAGTCTGATTATCCTGCTCATGTGGCGAGTCTCGATGTACCCGGCTCTACGACCGAGGCGTCGACACGCCCTCGTCTCCGCCGCAGGCTCAGATCCGCTTCCGCGAGCTTGCCCGCGACCAGAACGAGAAGGCCGATCAGGCTCAGCACATAGGCCCATCCCGACAGGTCGCGGCGCGGGCGCTGCTCGGTATAGGGAATCGGGTCGCGCTCCAGCCGCTCGATCTGGCGGATGGCCTCGGCCACCGCCTCGGCGCCCTCGGCCTCGAAGGCGCGATAGGGCGTGCCGAGGCTCTTGAAAAACAGGTCGAGATGGCGCTCGGGCGCGGCCTGGGGCGTGTCCTCGCCCGACGGCTTGTCGGCGATGGACGGCGAGCCCTTGGTGCGCAGGAACAGCCAGTAGAGGTTGGGCCGGATGCGGGTGAACTCGGCGCGCAGGTTTCCCTGCACGCGCGGGTCGATCACCGCCGCGCCGTCGGAGACGATGAGCAGGGCGCGCGAGACGTTGCCCCCGGTGGCTCCGAACTGTGAGAGCGCCATGGCGAGCCCGCGCGCGACGTTGGTGTAGTCGAGGCCCGGCCGGTCTATGGCGGCGATGGCCGCGCGGACCGCCTCGTGCCGGTCGGTCATCGGCACCACGAGCATGGGCGCCGTCGAGAAGGCGGTGACGGCGAACTGGTCATGGGCGCGGCTGCCGACGAAATCGCCGAGCAGCCGGCGCGAGGCCGCCGCCTTCGATTCCTCGGCCCCCGAGGGCTGACGCCCGGCGAAGGTCTCGTTCATGCTCCCCGAACGGTCGACCAGCACCGAGACCTGCGCGCCGATGCCGGTGCGGGTGATGGTCTCGCCCGTTCTGTAGGGGCCCGACAAAGCGACGACGAGGCCGGCGATGGCGAGGATTCCGGCGGCGCGCAGGATCCACCCGATCAGCCGCGAGAGGCCGTCGACGGGACCGGCCGCGATGCTGGAGACCTGCGTCACCCGCTGGCTCGAG belongs to Methylobacterium sp. 77 and includes:
- a CDS encoding vWA domain-containing protein, translated to MRLSADTPWVLWLMPLAFLPLAVSSQRVTQVSSIAAGPVDGLSRLIGWILRAAGILAIAGLVVALSGPYRTGETITRTGIGAQVSVLVDRSGSMNETFAGRQPSGAEESKAAASRRLLGDFVGSRAHDQFAVTAFSTAPMLVVPMTDRHEAVRAAIAAIDRPGLDYTNVARGLAMALSQFGATGGNVSRALLIVSDGAAVIDPRVQGNLRAEFTRIRPNLYWLFLRTKGSPSIADKPSGEDTPQAAPERHLDLFFKSLGTPYRAFEAEGAEAVAEAIRQIERLERDPIPYTEQRPRRDLSGWAYVLSLIGLLVLVAGKLAEADLSLRRRRGRVDASVVEPGTSRLAT
- a CDS encoding SRPBCC family protein, translated to MRLALPTTLLAPLATSFLLATTALAHGPTPQKIDQSITIAAKPDAVWAVVGDFAGVSKWHPDVATSTGTGGNASGGRRTVTLKNGGTLDEGLDEWDAGKRSYSYRLGEADLKALPVSSYSASLTVTPEGDGSKVEWIGRFYRGDTGNEPPEDLSDAAGKEAMNLYFGNGLKGLKARLEGKATQ
- a CDS encoding YncE family protein; amino-acid sequence: MSAMHSILLAALALGLAVPTVEAGPVYVASQGAGALSRIEAGSNSVVASVSVGQGIAQVAAGPDGRLYLTQPDHAGIDVVDGPNTTVLRRLPFPGQAFGTAVSADGASLFVGDWAGGRVVRLSALTGAVDGICAVGRDPAGLVIDRKGRLYVADRESRQVSVLDTARMERIATVSVGEGPFALGLSPSEDRLYVANVRSGDVSVIDTGTLSVTATVTIGGMPYGVATSEDGSLVLVTNQQAGTVAVLDARTLVLKATIPVGRYPEGIAVDGASAFVANWFSDSVSVIDLDSLKETARIPVAEGPRSLVVGRASEAAR
- a CDS encoding vWA domain-containing protein, producing the protein MSAIGLVRRNLRDRRFQLLAGAFSLVALTFVARPLSLTRNGVEVLAVLDITGSMNVRDYAGPDGKPASRLETAKAALRDLVASLPCGSRVALGLFTERRPFLMFAPIEVCADFAPLDGAIQAVDWRMAWEGDSRISAGLFRSVEMAAELGTDLVFVTDGQEAPPLPSTGGPTFDGKPGAVRGLIVGAGAYGLSPIPRYNDRGREIGFYGSGDVQQENRFGPPPADAESREGYNPRNAPFGAAAASGTEHLSSVREPYLKTLAQATGLTYAHLDGPSGLGDVLARAATPRPLPGSLDLRPLFGGIALALILVVFAAPLVGAGRSVLVKKV
- a CDS encoding response regulator transcription factor, with the translated sequence MTAVLVVDDHPVVLRGFRRLMEDAGVETIHEATDIMAAYRIFHRLRPQMVVADLSLQGEGLSGLSLIKRIHKLARDTRILAFSMHNDPVIVSRALESGAIGYVFKDVRTAEFLKAFEAVRAGRSYLDHDLAVEIAVLQAGARRSPLADLSHREREILSLLSRGTSYQSIADTLSIKYRTVLNTCSAMRQKLGVRTLADLIRVAVDQEKRVR
- a CDS encoding SLC13 family permease; its protein translation is MQAASILAGDSTVLVTGFLLVVCMGLWASGIVAEVVTAMLFFAAAMLFKLAPATTVFSGFSSSAFWLVLSGMVVGLAITRTGLGTRLARSLAGRLSGSYTGFIAAIVTLAFALAFVMPSNLGRIALLIPVVLALCDTFGLEPGRPGRHGAVLAVGLATPLLSAAILPANVPNLVMAGTAETLYGLHLAYLPYLLLHAPVLAGVKGIILVAAIVRLFPDRMSPAATDASESMPPFSPQERRLTVILALTLAFWVTDSLHHIAPAWVGLTAAVICLLPRIGVLPAEAFGAVNLRTCFYVAALLGLVAIVNETGLGARLGHALLAVAPLEPGASAQNFGVLTIIASVFAVFVTANGAPALYTALAGEMSRASGLDLASVVMIQVVGYSTLFLPYQAPPIVMAMDLGRVPLRSATILTLVTGLASLLVVTPLDYLWWRVLGHFP